GTTCTTTACGAATTAGATCTAGATACTCTCCGAAGCTCATCCTTCCCCACTGGAGGACTAGCGGCATGGTTTTTGTGATTCTTCTTCACGACCATAAACGTCGATTTGCTCATTTACCCGCTATTTCCTTGAAATAGTCGTAACTCCACTTGTTCCAGCATGGACTATCTTTGCTGATAAAATCCTTGATGATAACAGGCTGGCTTTTATTTAGATAGTCCCTAACAAAGTCCTTAGGAGCTATTCCTGAGATACTATTAACAGGTTTTAATTTCACAATATTCCCATTTTTGAGTTAATGCAAACATAAAAAAAATATTCCTACAATAAATATACCCAACCTCCCTGAGGATGATATTTATATTGATTGTTGGCAAATTATGCAGAATTAATTATTAAAAAATGATAAACATCAAATTTACAAAGGTCTTACACAATGTTCAACAAAAAAGGCTATCCATTTTGGGATAGCCTTTAAATATTTTCAGCAATTTATTTATTTACTTGCTTTATATATTGCTCTATTGCCATTGTCATGCTAGGTGCATTAGGTGTTGGAGCTGGGATATCAAGAATCAAGTCATGTTCTAACAATGCTTGTTGGGTTGTTGCTCCAAAAGCAGCAATTCTGGTTTTGTTTTGAACAAAGTCTGGGAAATTCTCATAAAGAGACTGTACAGAAGAAGGGCTAAAGAACACAATGATGTCATAGAACACATCTTTAAGATCTTTGATGTCCGAGATTACTGTTCTGAACAACACTGCTGGTGTGAAATCATAGCCATTTTCTTGCAGCCAACGTTGAGTTTCTTCATTTGCAACATCCGAGCAAGGGAAAAGGAATTTTTCTTTATTGTGTTTTTTCAACACATCTTCCAGATCTTGAGCTGTTTGTTTACCGAAGAAGATTTTACGTTTACGGTATTGGATATACTTTTGAAGATAAAGGGCTATTGTTTCCGATATACAGAAGTATTTTAAATCTGCTGAGACTTCAAAGCGCATTTCTTCACAGACCCTAAAAAAGTGGTCAACTGCATTTTTACTTGTGAAGATTACTGCAGAAAAATCTGCAAAATTCACTTTTTCTTTTCTGACATCCTTTGCAGAGACGCCTTCTACATGAATAAAACCTCTAAAATCTAATTTTAAATTATACTTCTCTGCTAGTGTGAAGTAGGGGAGATTTATCGTTTTCAGGCTTTGGTAAAGTAACTAAAATGCTCTTTACTTTTTTTGGATCTTTCTACATCAATCTGCATATACTCTTTCTTAATTACTTAGTGACCTCACTAATATCAAAATTGGTGCTAATTCGAGACTGCAAAGATAAAGAATTAAATAAAAAATAGAAAATTTGAAATGACCGAATAAGTGTAAAGCGGTCCTTAAGAACCTGTAACTGAATAAAATTATTACTAAACAGATGTAAATTATTGATATAGATTTGAAATAATTGGCAGGAATAAACACCACAGCCAATAAAAATGGCATGAGGAAAAACATGCTGTTAAAATAAACTAAGTAAAGAATTGCTATATATTCACGAACAATTTTTTCCAACTGAAACACGAATGATACAAATCGAATGATTAGAATCTTGGCAATAAACAAGAATGCTACAAATCCAGAATTTTTTAGGAAGTTTTCGAAAGTAAGATAATTTTTGTCGCCGAAACTCGACACAATAACCACTACAAATAATCCTAAGGACAAACTAAAAACAGCATATAAAAATATATATGGCCATGAAGTTGCTAAGTTGTCTTCCTTACTGACTTGTAGCAATAATCTTTCCTTGTAATATGCATCCACTATTATTTTCAGTTCCACTGGAAAAACGATTCTCAATACCCAAGGATTAGAAACAGAATAAAAACAATAAGGAGAATCCATGCAGGTCTATAGTTTTTTTCAGTTCCTTCCAGCAATACCCCAGGTTTATTTTAGAATGTACAGTATCCATCCCAAAAAACAGGTCTTGCTTTCCAGTACTCTTGACAGAATCTATTTCCATTTTTCAAATAATTTATTCCCTTATCGGGGAACAGGATTATTTTGACTATTTTAAGGCTGATATCTAATGAATCAAACACAGCGAGCCTAGCCAAAGAGTCTTTAATAGCAATGGAATCCACTACTGCTGTAGAGTCGACGGCAGGAAGTTGAGCATAAGATTTAGGAGCAATAAATATGCTGCTAAAAATCAGGAAGAATATTAATCCAAATGCTTTGATGTGTTTCATGAAAGTCGTAAAGTTAGAACAAAATAATTGCTTTAGAAATTGAAAAAATGAGTAAAAATGAAATTGTAAGGTGCGGTTGGTGCGGAACTGATGAATTGTACCAATCTTATCATGATAATGAATGGGGAAAACCTGTGACAGACGATAATATTCTTTGAATTCTTGATTTTGGAATCAGCACAGCAGGATTAAGTTGGATCACAAATTCTGAGAAAAAGAGAAGGCTATAGAAAGGCATTCTCAGACTTCAATTACAAGAAGATAGCAAAATACACTGATCAGGATATTGAGAGGCTGCTTGAAGACCCAGGAATAATAAGGAATAAATTAAAAATAACCAGTACCATAAATAATGCTCAAAAATTTATGGAAATTCAGAAAGAATTTGGAAGTTTTTATAACTATCTATATTCATTTCTACCGCAACAGAAACCGATTATCAATAAGGTATCTGCTCTGGATGCTGTTCCTGCAACTACCGAGCTTTCGGATAGGATTTCAAAAGATCTTAAAAAGAGAGGGATTAAATTTTTTGGTTCTACTACTTGTTATGCCTATATGCAAGCTGTTGGCATGGTAAACGATCATTTAATCAATTGTAGTTTTAGGTAGAAGGAATGTTCTTATAAATATTTTGTAGGTTACGGCATTGACCATTATAGTCTAATCCATAACCTACAACAAATTCTTTTTCGATTTCAAATCCTACATACATGATATTGTCAAACGAATAGAGCAAACATTCGGGCTTCAACAACAATGTAGCTACAGATATACTTGCTACTCCAAGCGCTCCAACGCTTCAATGGTGTGTACCAATGATCTCCCCGAGTCGACAACGTCCTCAACAATAACCACATGTCTTCCTTCCAATGACATTCCAACCCCTATTAGTTCATGGAGTTCGCCTTGCTTAGTGCCTGAATAAGATGCAAGTTTCACAAATGACATTTCACACGGAATGTGCACCTGTTTCATTAAATCAGCCATAAACATAAAGCATCCATTCAAAACACCTATAAATACAGGATGTTTATCTTCATATTTTAGATTGATGTCTATTCCAATAAGACGTATTCTCTTTTGAATCTGTTCGTAGTCGATCATTAACTCAAACTCAAGACCATCTATGAATATATTTTTCATTGCTTAGTTGTTTTTTACAGTCTCCTCTTCACTTGGTTTTCCAAAAAGTCTTTCCAATAAGGTTTTTCGGATTTTCTCTTCCCTATCGATTTCATCAACCATATCCTTAATGTCGTCATGGGTCATCATGGAGTCTGGCACACCTTTAGGTCTCGGCGGTCTCAAATTCGGTTGCAGCTGGACTTGATAGAATCCATAATTTGCAGGGACATTCTCTCCTTCCAATTGATTCATTTTATTCATGATATAACCATAAGTATTAAAATGTTTCATTACCCACGGTTTCAATTGACCTGTATAATCAAATGATGAAAGTCCAGTTTTTGGCCTCGGAATTATACTGGAAAGATATAAGCTCTCTCCTATTTTTAATTCTGATGGTTTAGTTCCAAAATAATATTTCGATGCCTCAGATATTCCATATACATTCTTTCCCCACTCAATAATATTCAAATAAATTTCCAGCATTCGATCTTTACTGACTTGCTTGGATTGTTCCATCAACCAGACCAATAGGATTTCTTCGAATTTTCGCATCATTGTTTTATTACGATTCAGGTATAGGTTTTTCACCAATTGCATCGAAATCGTACTTGCGCCACGTTTGAATTTTTTTTCTTTAATATTGGTCACAATGGACAGTTGGAATGCCTCTAATTCAAATCCATTGTGCTTATAGAAAAATGGATCTTCCGTATTGAGGACTGTTTTCCTTAATATGGGTGCTATTTGGTTTAATGGGGTAAAATTCGGATTTGAAGGATCAAGGGTAATATCGCGCATTTTCAAGGTGTCTTCGTATGCTTCATATACGAAAGGTCCATTTAACTCTGCAATGTTGGCTTTCCCCCATTTCTCAACTTTTAGATTTGCATCATCGATTTTCGAAGCGAATGTAAGGTTATCGGGGTCATCCAAGTCAACTTTGAAGTCCATATCATATTGTATATCTCCTGCAACCTTAATCCCATCTAGATTTTCGAACAAACCTACCGGTAGGGCATCGAAGAAATCTTGCGCTTTGAATTTTCCAGTATGGACTGCCATTTCTAAAACTTTTTTCGGCTTTTTACTGTATTTAAGTTTCGGTTCAAATGAGAAGTCTTTTACTTGCACCTTGGTACCAGTAAGTAATTCAATGGTATTTTCGGACACTAAAAACCCTCCATCAGCAGAACCTCCAGGTAAAACAATCGTATCTAAGGATAATCGATGATGATTAACCCGTAGGTTTTTAGCACTGATCCCTCCTTTTATTTCTAGGTTCTCCTTCCCTCTTCGAGCAACATCATCCAAATGGAAACTCAACTCATCAAAACTGACTTTCAAACCAAACCTTCTGGCTATGAAAGGGATTTGAGCATCTTTATTGTCAGATGATATTATCACATTTGCTGTTTGTCGGCTTGAATTAATATTTCCTTTAAAATTCCATTTTGCCTCTTGTTCATTTAGGAAAACATCAATATCATAATCTCCATCATCAATTTTTCCTTCTGGTATTTTAACTACCTGAGTTGAAGCTGAATCTTGGAATGATAGACTCACATTTTCTAAATTCAAATTGTCAGGAACTGCCTGGAAAGCTCTTTTCAAAAGATTATCTACCGTTTCTGCCAATGTTCTGGCTGGGCTGGTATCCTTAGTCGTGTCAGACTCATTTTTCTTTCGGAATAAGAAATCATAGTTTGAGCTGCTGTCTTTTTTTACGAGGGTAATTGTAGCATTCTTAAGGTCAAGTTCATCAAGTTTTACATTTCCTGAAAGGAGTGGAAATAACTTTACAGAAACTTTGAACTGATCAATAGCTGCCAATTGCTCTCCAGTATCTGGATATAGTTTTACTTTTTGAAAATCAACTGTTGTTAATCCAGCAAATTCGTATTTATTGACTTCAAAATTCAGTTGATAGTCATCCTTTAATTTCTTCTGAACTTTCGCTACAGCTTTATTCAACATATCTCCTCTCAAGGACATTGCCCAAATAAAGCCAATTAACAGTATTCCCACTACAGACGCAGCAGTGATTATAAACCACCTCTTCTTCACAAAACCCAATTCAGGCAGCTTAATGTTTTTAAAGTCTAACATATATTAACGTGTAACCTTTAGAATAAAGTAAAAATATGCAAAAATCATTAAAAACATCATTATGACAAGATATTGAGCATCTTTCTTTAGCTTTGTTAACTTAATTTGAATTCCATGATTACTAAAGAACAGATTTTACATGCTTTAGGTCATGTGGAAGAACCAGATTTAAAAAAAGATTTGGTAACACTGAACATGATTGAAAACATTGAAATATTACCCAATAAGATAAAATTTGATGTGGTCTTGACCACACCTGCATGCCCATTAAAAGGTCATATTGAGCATGCTTGCCGTAATGCTATAGCATTGTTTGTCTCCAAGGAAGTTGATGTAGACATTAATATGACGGCTAGGGTACGTGCAGTAGAAAATGTGCAGTTAAAAAATATAAAGAATATTATTCTAGTATCATCTGGGAAAGGTGGTGTTGGTAAATCTACAGTTGCTGCTAATTTAGCTTTGGCATTGGCAAATACAGGTGCTAAAACTGGATTGTTAGATGCGGATATTTACGGACCTTCAGTACCTATCATGTTCGGTGTTGAGGATGCTAAGCCTCAATCTAGCCAAGGAGCTGATGGCAAAAACAGGATTGTACCAATTGAAAGGTTCGGACTGAAATTATTGTCTATCGGTTTTTTCACAGATCCTAATCAACCTATTCCTTGGCGTGGCCCAATGGCAAACATCTGCCATAAAACAATTGTTTGGAGATACAGACTGGGGAGAATTGGATTACTTAATCGTAGATATGCCTCCTGGCACTGGAGATATTCATATCACTACAGCACAGAGCTATCCTATCTCCGGAGCAGTAATCGTAACTACACCGCAACAAGTAGCATTGGCTGATGCCATCAAAGGAATGGCAATGTATCAAATGGAAGGTGTGAAAGTTCCAATTATTGGTGTAATTGAAAATATGTCTTATTTCACTCCTGCGGAGTTACCTGACAATAAATATTATATTTTCGGCAAAGATGGTGGCAAAAGATTGGCGGAGGTAAATAATGTACCTTTCTTGGAGAGATTCCATTGGTAAAATCCGTGGCCGATGCTGGAGACAATGGGTTCCCAATTGCATTGGATCAGGATGAGCCAGTTGCAGCAGCCTTTGCTGAAATTGCTGGAAGAGTGGCTCAGGAACTGAGTATCCTGGCAGTGAAAGGATAAAGGGAAAAGGTAATTAAATAAGAAAGGCTGCTTATTAATTTGAGCAGCCTAACTTTTTTACAATTAATATATCAACTATTTTGTTTCATAAAATAATTGTTTAGTTAAATAAATATAATAATTAAAAAATATCGGAAATTTTCTAATGTTAATTGGCTATATATAGTTCACAATCCGTTTCAGATATAAATTTGATTAAATTCTTTAATACAATCAATATTTTATAAATAATTTTTGAAATAAAAGAGATTATTAACGATATATTAAAGACAAGAATTATTTAATATTTGTTTAAATGGTGTTTTATGATTTATTCGACAATAATAAATGTATTTTTTACTAATAAGAAATAAAACACTAGATTATGACTGCCAACAGACATGTCATAAAACAAAAAAAGCCTTCAGGATTCCCTGAAGGCTTTAAATAGTATTACCTCCCTATCAGATTAAATCTGAGGGTTGTTTTGAATTTCCACTTGAGGAATAGGGAAAGTCATTTGATCCGAATTGTATTTGAAAGACTGTCCAGAGAAATACAAGTGGTTAGAACCTCTTGTTACTGTAGCTTTATTACGTTTCATAGCCAAATAAGATTTTCCTTCACCCCAAAGCTCAATACGGGTTTGCAAGTAGATTTCATTTTTTAATGCTTGTCCTGACAACGAAGTCAAATAACTTGTATTATCCAAACGAAGATCAAGAAGTTTTTTCAATGATGCGATAGCAGCAGCTTCATTTCCAATGTTTGCATTTGCCTCTGCATTCAATAAAACCATCTCATCAACACGCATATAAAGATAATCTGTTACAACTTGACGCTCACCCATAGGTACACGTTGAGGAGTATAGAATTTATTCGTTGGCAATAAACGAGCGTTGAATTGTTTTTTACGGATATCATTATCAGGGATTTTATCAAATAATCCTTTATCGATAATTTTAGGATCTCCAGCAGCTGCATAACTGTAAGTGAAGTAATCTACTTGTCCCCACCATGATACCAAGTCAAGGTTACTAGCCAAAGTTAAATCAACACCCCACATCCAGCTTGGAGTTGCCACATTATTGAATCCACCGTCAGTATTTGTTAAAGCACCAGCTGCATTGAATTGAGCAACAGTTTGGCTTTTTGTCGTCAACGGGAAACCACCATTCGTGATGATATCATTTGTCAATGTCGCTACCCTTTGCCAATCTGCTTGTGTACCTCTTGCACCTAAAGCGTATGCCAATAAACCTTCAGCAACATATTTGTTTACTTTGTGTTTACCATTTCTATCATAATCGCTCAAGTACTCAACTGCAGTTTCTAAGTCAGAGATGATTAGATCATAAACTTCTTTTGTAGTTGAAAGAGGTTGATTTGGCTGCTCCGTATTTGTATAAATAGGAAGAATTTTATCATTTCCAGAACCATATTCAACTCCGTATAAGTTAGCCAAATAGAAGTATGCATATGCACGCATTGCTTTAGCTTGACCAATTACATATCTAGTTTCTTTGTCATCTGCCGGGACCTCTACTTCCGACCCACCAACTGCATCCATTGCATAGTTTGCAGCCATGATAACTTTATAGTAGTAT
The Sphingobacterium daejeonense genome window above contains:
- a CDS encoding DUF4271 domain-containing protein, yielding MDSPYCFYSVSNPWVLRIVFPVELKIIVDAYYKERLLLQVSKEDNLATSWPYIFLYAVFSLSLGLFVVVIVSSFGDKNYLTFENFLKNSGFVAFLFIAKILIIRFVSFVFQLEKIVREYIAILYLVYFNSMFFLMPFLLAVVFIPANYFKSISIIYICLVIILFSYRFLRTALHLFGHFKFSIFYLILYLCSLELAPILILVRSLSN
- a CDS encoding phosphoribosyltransferase, which encodes MKNIFIDGLEFELMIDYEQIQKRIRLIGIDINLKYEDKHPVFIGVLNGCFMFMADLMKQVHIPCEMSFVKLASYSGTKQGELHELIGVGMSLEGRHVVIVEDVVDSGRSLVHTIEALERLE
- a CDS encoding transglycosylase domain-containing protein produces the protein MLDFKNIKLPELGFVKKRWFIITAASVVGILLIGFIWAMSLRGDMLNKAVAKVQKKLKDDYQLNFEVNKYEFAGLTTVDFQKVKLYPDTGEQLAAIDQFKVSVKLFPLLSGNVKLDELDLKNATITLVKKDSSSNYDFLFRKKNESDTTKDTSPARTLAETVDNLLKRAFQAVPDNLNLENVSLSFQDSASTQVVKIPEGKIDDGDYDIDVFLNEQEAKWNFKGNINSSRQTANVIISSDNKDAQIPFIARRFGLKVSFDELSFHLDDVARRGKENLEIKGGISAKNLRVNHHRLSLDTIVLPGGSADGGFLVSENTIELLTGTKVQVKDFSFEPKLKYSKKPKKVLEMAVHTGKFKAQDFFDALPVGLFENLDGIKVAGDIQYDMDFKVDLDDPDNLTFASKIDDANLKVEKWGKANIAELNGPFVYEAYEDTLKMRDITLDPSNPNFTPLNQIAPILRKTVLNTEDPFFYKHNGFELEAFQLSIVTNIKEKKFKRGASTISMQLVKNLYLNRNKTMMRKFEEILLVWLMEQSKQVSKDRMLEIYLNIIEWGKNVYGISEASKYYFGTKPSELKIGESLYLSSIIPRPKTGLSSFDYTGQLKPWVMKHFNTYGYIMNKMNQLEGENVPANYGFYQVQLQPNLRPPRPKGVPDSMMTHDDIKDMVDEIDREEKIRKTLLERLFGKPSEEETVKNN
- a CDS encoding RagB/SusD family nutrient uptake outer membrane protein, with the translated sequence MKKSLYILLGSALLFSSCGKDFLDAQPTEKPSTDQISEAGKDDPSVLNGYILGIYATMYSTFSAIPADEDHDDFGQKGYDIYMDMLSSDMVLGALNYGWYSNVVRYNATTDYTRTEAAKPWRYYYKVIMAANYAMDAVGGSEVEVPADDKETRYVIGQAKAMRAYAYFYLANLYGVEYGSGNDKILPIYTNTEQPNQPLSTTKEVYDLIISDLETAVEYLSDYDRNGKHKVNKYVAEGLLAYALGARGTQADWQRVATLTNDIITNGGFPLTTKSQTVAQFNAAGALTNTDGGFNNVATPSWMWGVDLTLASNLDLVSWWGQVDYFTYSYAAAGDPKIIDKGLFDKIPDNDIRKKQFNARLLPTNKFYTPQRVPMGERQVVTDYLYMRVDEMVLLNAEANANIGNEAAAIASLKKLLDLRLDNTSYLTSLSGQALKNEIYLQTRIELWGEGKSYLAMKRNKATVTRGSNHLYFSGQSFKYNSDQMTFPIPQVEIQNNPQI